In Streptomyces violaceusniger Tu 4113, one DNA window encodes the following:
- a CDS encoding TNT domain-containing protein, giving the protein MRVLRHLLVVLGSLLLLCAGGPAMAKPVTDFAAGLAPVASPEPAAAPSPGPRPGNGGDSEGKGHPPCPTMDRIGGTSLAPNPPRERYYQGDWRLGPAQLPRYGAIGRMLEGYERLDHFRTSSAFLDCYWNEQTSGWWFPYPDGWVLLNGSPLHTTIRMKVGQKVDLFGSGFGHFLAPAGTPYAERALPPSNLNTIDPAYPNGYHLYEVTEAFLVEAGPIRPWFGQPGFGLQYLTGPSIPQLVAAGNLRALN; this is encoded by the coding sequence ATGCGCGTTCTTCGCCACCTGCTTGTCGTTCTGGGGTCGCTGCTGCTGCTGTGCGCAGGCGGGCCTGCCATGGCCAAGCCTGTCACGGATTTCGCCGCGGGGCTCGCGCCCGTGGCCTCTCCGGAGCCGGCAGCCGCGCCCTCGCCCGGCCCGCGTCCGGGGAACGGCGGGGACAGTGAGGGCAAGGGCCACCCTCCCTGTCCGACCATGGACCGCATCGGGGGGACCAGCCTCGCACCCAACCCGCCGCGTGAGCGCTACTACCAGGGTGACTGGCGGCTCGGCCCCGCCCAGCTCCCCCGGTACGGCGCCATCGGGCGGATGCTCGAAGGCTACGAACGGCTCGACCACTTCCGCACCTCCTCCGCGTTCCTCGACTGCTACTGGAACGAGCAGACGAGCGGCTGGTGGTTCCCCTACCCCGACGGCTGGGTTCTGCTCAACGGGTCACCGCTGCACACCACGATCAGGATGAAGGTCGGTCAGAAGGTCGATCTCTTCGGGAGCGGTTTCGGCCACTTCCTCGCCCCGGCGGGCACGCCCTACGCGGAGCGCGCGCTGCCGCCCAGCAACCTCAACACCATCGACCCGGCGTATCCGAACGGCTATCACCTCTATGAGGTCACCGAAGCCTTCCTGGTCGAGGCCGGTCCCATCCGGCCATGGTTCGGACAACCGGGCTTCGGGCTCCAGTATCTGACCGGTCCTTCGATCCCCCAGTTGGTCGCGGCGGGTAATCTGCGCGCACTCAACTGA